The following proteins come from a genomic window of Micromonospora echinofusca:
- the bioD gene encoding dethiobiotin synthase: MTGPWRGPVLVTGTDTDVGKTVVTAAIAAAAQAAGLRVAVVKPAQTGTAGGEPGDVDAVNRLAAPLTGRTLASFPDPLAPLAAARVAELAPLELHTAVDAVHEEADKHDLVLVEGAGGLLVPMGLWPEGKPWTVADLAVELGCPAVVVTRAGLGTLNHTALTLEALERRAVPAGVVVGAWPAAPELVHWANLTDLVPKLLGALPAGTGAMDPGVFRRSASGWLTPTLYGVLDDWRAWAEEIS; encoded by the coding sequence ATGACCGGGCCGTGGCGCGGGCCGGTGCTGGTGACCGGCACCGACACCGACGTCGGCAAGACGGTGGTCACCGCCGCGATCGCCGCCGCCGCGCAGGCCGCCGGACTGCGGGTCGCGGTGGTCAAGCCCGCCCAGACGGGTACGGCCGGCGGTGAGCCCGGCGACGTCGACGCGGTCAACCGGCTGGCGGCCCCGCTGACCGGTCGGACCCTGGCGAGTTTCCCCGACCCGCTCGCCCCACTGGCGGCGGCCCGGGTCGCCGAGCTGGCGCCGCTGGAGCTGCACACCGCCGTCGACGCGGTCCACGAGGAGGCCGACAAGCACGACCTGGTGCTCGTCGAGGGCGCGGGCGGCCTGCTCGTACCGATGGGGCTGTGGCCGGAGGGGAAGCCCTGGACGGTGGCGGACCTGGCGGTGGAGCTGGGCTGCCCGGCCGTGGTGGTGACCCGGGCCGGCCTGGGCACCCTGAACCACACGGCGCTGACGTTGGAGGCGCTGGAGCGCCGGGCGGTGCCGGCCGGCGTGGTGGTCGGCGCCTGGCCGGCCGCGCCGGAGCTGGTGCACTGGGCCAACCTGACGGACCTGGTGCCGAAGCTGTTGGGCGCCCTGCCCGCCGGCACCGGGGCGATGGACCCGGGGGTCTTCCGCCGGTCCGCGTCCGGCTGGTTGACCCCGACGCTGTACGGGGTGCTCGACGACTGGCGTGCGTGGGCCGAGGAGATCAGCTGA
- a CDS encoding TetR/AcrR family transcriptional regulator, whose translation MTRRAAEIRLDALLRTACDVIVERGLANTRTADVAQAAGVSQALVFYHFATKDRLLAQAFAYAVEQDLARLDAVMRSSAPPLTKLRRIVRLYTPAGRATSWAMWIDGWAESLRTPELEKVSRRLDLRWREDLATVIADGVRDGTFECADPAGAAWRISAVVDGLAVQLAVHERVISRRQFAEWVRLLTARELGLDPAQLD comes from the coding sequence GTGACGAGACGTGCGGCCGAGATCCGCCTGGATGCCCTGCTGCGCACGGCCTGTGACGTGATCGTGGAGCGCGGTCTGGCCAACACCCGCACGGCCGACGTGGCGCAGGCCGCCGGGGTGAGTCAGGCGCTGGTCTTCTACCACTTCGCCACCAAGGACCGGCTGCTCGCGCAGGCGTTCGCGTACGCCGTGGAGCAGGACCTGGCCCGGCTCGACGCGGTGATGCGCTCCAGCGCCCCGCCCCTGACCAAGCTCCGCCGGATCGTGCGGCTCTACACGCCAGCGGGCCGGGCGACGTCCTGGGCCATGTGGATCGACGGCTGGGCGGAGTCGCTGCGTACCCCCGAGTTGGAGAAGGTCTCCCGCCGGCTCGACCTGCGCTGGCGGGAGGACCTGGCCACGGTCATCGCGGACGGGGTCCGCGATGGCACCTTCGAGTGCGCCGACCCGGCCGGGGCGGCGTGGCGGATCAGCGCGGTGGTCGACGGGCTGGCGGTGCAGCTCGCGGTGCACGAGCGGGTGATCTCCCGTCGGCAGTTCGCCGAGTGGGTACGCCTGCTCACCGCCCGCGAGCTGGGGCTGGACCCGGCACAGCTGGACTGA
- a CDS encoding NAD-dependent epimerase/dehydratase family protein yields the protein MRLLVLGGTGFVGGATVAEAVRRGWSVTAFNRGLHGATPEGVRRLRGDRMAPDGLAALADGEWDLVVDTWDGAPRAARDAARALADRVDRYVYVSSGSVYAEPVAPGVGEDAPLVDAEPDADDGDYPANKAGAERAVRETFGERALIARAGLILGPGEDIGRLPWWLTRVARGGDVLAPGPVDLPVQYVDVRDLAGWLLDRGAGGTFNVVSRPGHTTMGELLDACVTVTGADARLRWTDPEPILAAGVVPWNDLPIWIPVGHEYRWLQERGVERAYAAGLTCRPVTGTVADTWAWLREVGTVPPRAGRPQRAPVGLDPDREAALLSATHATRT from the coding sequence ATGAGGCTGCTGGTGCTGGGTGGAACGGGATTCGTGGGCGGCGCGACGGTCGCCGAGGCGGTGCGCCGGGGCTGGTCGGTGACGGCGTTCAATCGCGGGCTGCACGGCGCGACGCCTGAGGGCGTACGCCGGTTGCGGGGTGACCGGATGGCGCCCGACGGCCTGGCGGCGCTCGCGGACGGCGAGTGGGACCTGGTGGTCGACACCTGGGACGGTGCGCCCCGCGCGGCGCGGGACGCCGCCCGCGCGCTGGCCGACCGGGTCGACCGGTACGTCTACGTCTCCAGCGGCTCGGTCTACGCCGAGCCCGTCGCCCCCGGCGTGGGCGAGGACGCCCCGCTGGTGGACGCTGAGCCGGACGCCGACGACGGCGACTACCCGGCCAACAAGGCCGGCGCCGAGCGGGCCGTACGGGAGACGTTCGGTGAGCGTGCGCTGATCGCCCGGGCGGGGCTGATCCTCGGGCCGGGGGAGGACATCGGCCGGCTGCCCTGGTGGCTGACGCGCGTCGCGCGGGGCGGGGACGTGCTGGCGCCCGGCCCGGTCGACCTGCCGGTGCAGTACGTCGACGTGCGTGACCTCGCGGGCTGGCTGCTGGACCGGGGCGCGGGCGGAACGTTCAACGTGGTCAGCCGCCCCGGGCACACGACGATGGGGGAGTTGCTCGACGCCTGCGTCACGGTCACCGGCGCCGACGCCCGGCTGCGCTGGACCGATCCGGAACCCATCCTGGCCGCCGGCGTGGTGCCGTGGAACGACCTGCCGATCTGGATCCCGGTCGGGCACGAGTACCGCTGGTTGCAGGAGCGCGGCGTCGAGCGGGCGTACGCGGCCGGGTTGACCTGCCGACCGGTGACCGGGACGGTCGCCGACACGTGGGCGTGGCTGCGGGAGGTCGGCACCGTCCCGCCCCGGGCAGGCAGACCGCAGCGCGCCCCCGTCGGGCTGGACCCCGACCGGGAGGCGGCGCTACTCTCCGCCACGCACGCGACACGCACCTGA
- a CDS encoding TIGR03086 family metal-binding protein — MDPLETYRRSLAEFTDRVDRVGPDQWSDPTPCPDWDVRTLVNHVVGEDRWSVALLAGRTIEEVGDRYDGDVLGPDPAGTAREAAGQAELAFTHPGALERTVALSSGETPADEYLHQLIAEHLIHGWDLAVAIGTDPRLDADAVAACARWFDQRIGDYQRGRLVRPEVDVPARADQQDRLVAAFGRDPDWTP; from the coding sequence ATGGACCCGCTGGAGACGTACCGCCGCAGCCTGGCCGAATTCACCGACCGGGTGGACCGGGTCGGCCCCGACCAGTGGTCGGACCCGACCCCGTGCCCCGACTGGGACGTCCGGACGCTGGTCAACCACGTGGTGGGCGAGGACCGCTGGAGCGTGGCGCTGCTCGCGGGGCGGACGATCGAAGAGGTGGGCGACCGCTACGACGGCGACGTGCTCGGCCCCGACCCGGCCGGCACGGCCCGGGAGGCGGCGGGGCAGGCCGAGCTGGCCTTCACCCACCCGGGGGCGCTGGAGCGCACGGTGGCGCTCTCCTCCGGCGAGACCCCCGCCGACGAGTACCTGCACCAGTTGATCGCGGAACACCTGATCCACGGCTGGGACCTCGCCGTGGCGATCGGCACCGATCCCCGGCTGGACGCCGACGCGGTCGCCGCCTGCGCGCGGTGGTTCGACCAGCGGATCGGCGACTACCAGCGGGGCCGGCTCGTCCGCCCGGAGGTCGACGTGCCGGCGCGGGCGGACCAGCAGGACCGCCTCGTCGCCGCCTTCGGCCGCGACCCCGACTGGACGCCCTGA
- a CDS encoding DUF6458 family protein has product MGIGTSIFLIALGAILTFALDANLGGLNLDVVGWILMAAGVLGLIMTTLIWGRRRRVVSTAEPVEYRRVEERRDVAPPL; this is encoded by the coding sequence GTGGGTATCGGCACCAGCATCTTCCTGATCGCGCTCGGCGCGATCCTCACCTTCGCACTCGACGCGAACCTCGGCGGTCTCAACCTCGACGTCGTCGGGTGGATCCTGATGGCCGCCGGCGTGCTCGGCCTCATCATGACCACGCTCATCTGGGGGCGCCGCCGCCGGGTGGTCAGCACGGCCGAGCCGGTCGAGTACCGGCGCGTCGAGGAGCGTCGGGACGTCGCCCCGCCGCTCTGA
- a CDS encoding cytochrome P450, with product MLFRSWAQTADAHWPDVARVADHVGVVHLVVTRHALVRQVLTDPVTYRPDNALDAVTPVPVAALRVLAGHRFRLPPTLANNGGASHPAIRAIVADALHPSRVAAQRPWLTGLVRERVARIGAALDAGTPVDLYAELAADLPLLVLARLVELPDAPVGAVKEFARAALELFWAPLDAERQLALAAEVGRFHRVLREFAATGGGLAGSLRSAGHPPDVVVGALFFLLVAGQETTSQFLTLLLHRLAGEPTVLAGLRDGTVAVADVVEEGLRLEPPIVTWRRVAALDTTLGATAVPAGSSIVLWLARAGRDPATVEAPDEFRPGQRGSRRHLAFGAGAHRCVGDQLARMEAAVVVAETAALLDGVTVVREPWCPDNLTFRMPDAFVVRRR from the coding sequence GTGCTGTTCCGGAGCTGGGCGCAGACCGCCGACGCGCACTGGCCGGACGTGGCCCGGGTGGCCGACCACGTGGGGGTCGTGCACCTGGTGGTGACCCGGCACGCCCTGGTCCGCCAGGTGCTCACCGATCCGGTGACGTACCGGCCGGACAACGCGCTCGACGCGGTGACCCCCGTCCCGGTCGCCGCCCTGCGGGTGCTGGCCGGACACCGGTTCCGGCTGCCGCCGACCCTGGCGAACAACGGTGGCGCCAGCCACCCGGCGATCCGGGCGATCGTCGCCGACGCCCTGCACCCGAGCCGGGTCGCCGCGCAGCGGCCCTGGCTGACCGGGCTGGTGCGGGAGCGCGTCGCGAGGATCGGCGCCGCCCTGGACGCCGGCACGCCGGTGGACCTGTACGCCGAACTCGCCGCCGACCTGCCGCTGCTGGTGCTGGCCCGGCTGGTCGAGCTGCCGGACGCGCCGGTGGGCGCGGTGAAGGAGTTCGCCCGCGCCGCGCTGGAGCTGTTCTGGGCTCCGCTGGACGCCGAACGGCAGCTGGCCCTCGCCGCCGAGGTGGGCCGCTTCCACCGGGTACTGCGGGAGTTCGCCGCGACCGGGGGCGGGCTGGCCGGCTCGCTGCGGTCCGCCGGGCACCCGCCCGACGTGGTGGTCGGCGCGCTGTTCTTCCTGCTGGTGGCCGGCCAGGAGACCACCTCGCAGTTCCTCACCCTGCTGCTGCACCGGCTGGCCGGCGAGCCGACCGTACTGGCCGGGCTGCGCGACGGCACCGTCGCGGTCGCCGACGTCGTCGAGGAGGGACTACGGCTGGAGCCGCCGATCGTGACGTGGCGGCGGGTGGCGGCGCTCGACACCACGCTGGGCGCGACAGCCGTGCCGGCGGGCAGCAGCATCGTGCTCTGGCTGGCCCGCGCCGGCCGGGACCCGGCCACCGTCGAGGCGCCGGACGAGTTCCGGCCCGGGCAGCGCGGCTCCCGCCGGCATCTGGCCTTCGGGGCGGGCGCGCACCGCTGCGTCGGCGACCAGCTGGCCCGGATGGAGGCGGCGGTGGTGGTCGCCGAGACCGCCGCGCTGCTGGACGGGGTCACCGTCGTCCGCGAGCCGTGGTGCCCGGACAACCTGACCTTCCGCATGCCCGACGCCTTCGTCGTCCGCCGCCGCTGA
- a CDS encoding class I SAM-dependent methyltransferase yields MSELSTAFVRLHASLTPVAFVPEVRLHQADDAIGLWELTEGEFRSSQPPPFWAFAWAGGQALARYVTDHPDLVTGRRVLDLAAGSGLVAIAAARAGAAAVRAVEIDELAVAAVAVNAEANGVRVDAELGDILDGDAGGAEVVLAGDVFYSQAMANRVLRFLLRAARAGARVLVGDPGRAFLPHDRFDEVAVYDVPVPETLESVRVKRTTVWQLRAGLPGAGR; encoded by the coding sequence GTGTCCGAGCTCTCCACCGCCTTCGTCCGGCTGCACGCCAGCCTCACCCCCGTCGCCTTCGTCCCCGAGGTGCGGCTGCACCAGGCGGACGACGCCATCGGGCTGTGGGAGTTGACGGAGGGCGAGTTCCGCAGTTCGCAGCCGCCGCCGTTCTGGGCCTTCGCCTGGGCCGGCGGGCAGGCGTTGGCCCGGTACGTCACCGATCACCCGGACCTGGTCACCGGCCGCCGGGTGCTCGACCTCGCCGCGGGCTCCGGCCTGGTCGCCATCGCCGCCGCGCGGGCCGGCGCCGCCGCCGTGCGCGCCGTGGAGATCGACGAGCTGGCCGTCGCGGCCGTCGCGGTCAATGCCGAGGCCAACGGGGTACGCGTCGACGCCGAACTCGGCGACATCCTCGACGGCGACGCCGGCGGCGCCGAGGTGGTGCTCGCCGGGGACGTCTTCTACAGCCAGGCGATGGCCAACCGGGTACTGCGCTTCCTGCTCCGGGCCGCCCGCGCCGGGGCCCGGGTGCTGGTCGGGGACCCCGGCCGCGCCTTCCTGCCGCACGACCGCTTCGACGAGGTGGCCGTCTACGACGTGCCGGTACCCGAGACGCTGGAGAGCGTACGGGTGAAGCGCACCACGGTGTGGCAGTTGCGGGCGGGGCTGCCGGGGGCGGGCCGCTAG
- a CDS encoding response regulator, which translates to MNADTAGPVRVVLADDEAMIRAGVRAILATDPGIEVVAEAGDGRTAVELVRAHRPRVALLDIRMPRLDGLTAAAEIRRLVPETATLMLTTFGEDDHVARALGHGASGFLLKAGDPRELIAGVHAVAEGGAYLSPKVARRVIELGGDRVARRPVARDRLAGLTEREREVLALVGAGLSNAEIARRLHLVEGTVKSYLTSVFTRLEVRNRVQAAILAYEAGLVEPTG; encoded by the coding sequence ATGAACGCCGACACGGCCGGCCCGGTGCGGGTCGTCCTCGCCGACGACGAGGCGATGATCCGGGCCGGGGTCCGGGCCATCCTGGCCACCGATCCGGGCATCGAGGTGGTGGCGGAGGCCGGCGACGGCCGGACCGCGGTGGAGCTGGTCCGGGCGCACCGGCCCCGGGTGGCGCTGCTGGACATCCGGATGCCGAGGCTGGACGGGCTCACCGCCGCCGCCGAGATCCGTCGGCTCGTGCCGGAGACGGCGACGCTCATGCTGACCACGTTCGGCGAGGACGACCACGTCGCCCGGGCGCTCGGGCACGGGGCGAGCGGATTCCTGCTCAAGGCGGGCGACCCGCGCGAGCTGATCGCCGGGGTGCACGCGGTCGCCGAGGGCGGCGCGTACCTGTCGCCGAAGGTCGCCCGCCGGGTCATCGAACTGGGCGGTGACCGGGTCGCGCGCCGGCCGGTGGCCCGGGACCGGCTGGCCGGGCTGACCGAGCGGGAGCGGGAGGTCCTCGCGCTGGTCGGGGCCGGGCTGTCCAACGCCGAGATCGCCCGCCGGCTGCACCTGGTCGAGGGGACCGTGAAGAGCTACCTGACCAGCGTCTTCACCCGGCTGGAGGTGCGCAACCGGGTGCAGGCGGCGATCCTCGCGTACGAGGCGGGGCTGGTCGAGCCGACCGGCTGA
- a CDS encoding ABC transporter permease subunit translates to MNTISAEWTKLWSVRSTWWSLLAGVLLMAATAGQLAIYAANANTNDDPADDAGIVTVGSVVIGSVELTQYAVLALGLLVVTSEFTSGTIRTTLQCTPSRGRVLLAKAAVTGAVTFALGLLLGTVGALVARPVLGRWGAAPAGGTVGDVLAVATYLALVGVLALGLGAALRSAVLALVVLVATLMIVPLSLQEPDIAVLNRIADAFPGVAGGHFMAGNTGPYPAPIGLLLLAAWAGAALLLGRATLRRRDA, encoded by the coding sequence ATGAACACGATCTCCGCCGAGTGGACCAAGCTGTGGTCCGTACGTTCCACCTGGTGGTCGCTGCTGGCCGGGGTGCTGCTGATGGCCGCCACCGCCGGTCAGCTCGCCATCTACGCCGCCAACGCGAACACCAACGACGACCCGGCCGACGACGCCGGGATCGTCACCGTCGGCAGCGTCGTGATCGGCTCGGTGGAGCTGACCCAGTACGCCGTGCTGGCCCTTGGCCTGCTCGTGGTCACCAGCGAGTTCACCAGCGGCACCATCCGTACGACCCTGCAGTGCACGCCGTCGCGCGGCCGGGTCCTGCTGGCCAAGGCGGCGGTGACCGGGGCGGTGACGTTCGCCCTCGGGCTGCTGCTGGGCACGGTCGGCGCGCTCGTGGCCCGCCCGGTGCTCGGCCGCTGGGGCGCCGCGCCGGCGGGCGGCACCGTCGGCGACGTGCTGGCGGTGGCGACCTACCTGGCGCTGGTCGGCGTGCTGGCCCTCGGGCTCGGCGCGGCCCTGCGCAGCGCGGTGCTCGCCCTCGTCGTGCTCGTCGCCACGCTGATGATCGTCCCGCTGTCGTTGCAGGAGCCGGACATCGCCGTACTCAACCGGATCGCCGACGCCTTCCCCGGGGTCGCCGGCGGGCACTTCATGGCCGGGAACACCGGCCCGTACCCGGCTCCGATCGGGTTGCTGCTGCTGGCCGCCTGGGCCGGCGCGGCGCTGCTGCTGGGCCGGGCCACGCTGCGCCGCCGGGACGCGTGA
- a CDS encoding alkane 1-monooxygenase gives MALDPAATASAAGWRDARRPFWPLALLVPSLPFIGWATWRATGDAWAWWLTPAAVFVLIPVVDLLVGEDRRNPPDEAVPRLAADGYYRWLTYLYLPAQYAALALCCAVWARGGLTVAGAAGLVATIGVVDGIAINTAHELGHKREAVERWLSKVALAPAAYGHFHVEHNRGHHTRVATPEDPASARLGESFWAFWPRTVSGSLRSAWRLEAARFRLRGRTPWTWRNDVLNASAMTLALYAALAVAFGPGVLPFLVLQAVVGFSLLEVVNYLEHYGLARQRTPAGRYEKVDPRHSWNSDRSVTNIFLFQLQRHSDHHANPLRRYQTLRTFESSPQLPAGYATMVVAALVPPVWRRLMDHRVLAHYGGDLSRANVHPPALRRLRERRRGPGAD, from the coding sequence ATGGCCCTCGACCCCGCAGCGACAGCCTCCGCCGCCGGCTGGCGGGACGCCCGCCGGCCGTTCTGGCCGCTGGCGTTGCTCGTCCCCTCGCTGCCGTTCATCGGCTGGGCGACCTGGCGGGCCACCGGCGACGCGTGGGCCTGGTGGCTCACCCCGGCGGCCGTGTTCGTCCTGATCCCGGTGGTCGACCTGCTGGTGGGCGAGGACCGTCGCAACCCGCCCGACGAGGCGGTGCCCCGGTTGGCCGCCGACGGCTACTACCGCTGGCTGACCTACCTCTACCTGCCCGCCCAGTACGCGGCCCTCGCGCTGTGCTGCGCGGTCTGGGCCCGGGGCGGCCTGACGGTGGCCGGTGCGGCCGGCCTGGTCGCCACGATCGGGGTGGTCGACGGCATCGCCATCAACACCGCCCACGAGCTGGGCCACAAGCGGGAGGCGGTGGAGCGCTGGCTGTCCAAGGTGGCCCTCGCGCCGGCCGCGTACGGGCACTTCCACGTCGAGCACAACCGGGGCCACCACACCCGCGTCGCCACGCCTGAGGACCCGGCCAGCGCCCGGCTGGGGGAGAGCTTCTGGGCGTTCTGGCCGCGTACCGTCTCAGGCAGCCTGCGCTCGGCGTGGCGGCTGGAGGCGGCCCGGTTCCGCCTGCGGGGCCGCACCCCGTGGACGTGGCGCAACGACGTGCTCAACGCGTCCGCCATGACCCTCGCGCTCTACGCGGCGCTGGCCGTCGCCTTCGGCCCGGGTGTGCTGCCGTTCCTGGTGCTCCAGGCGGTGGTCGGGTTCTCCCTGCTCGAGGTGGTCAACTACCTGGAGCACTACGGGTTGGCCCGGCAGCGCACCCCCGCCGGACGCTACGAGAAGGTCGACCCCCGGCACAGCTGGAACAGCGACCGCAGCGTGACCAACATCTTCCTCTTCCAGCTCCAGCGGCACAGCGACCACCACGCCAATCCGCTGCGCCGCTACCAGACCCTGCGCACCTTCGAGTCGTCCCCGCAGCTGCCCGCCGGCTACGCCACGATGGTGGTGGCCGCGTTGGTGCCGCCGGTGTGGCGCCGGCTGATGGACCACCGCGTGCTCGCCCACTACGGCGGCGACCTGAGCCGCGCCAACGTCCACCCGCCGGCGCTGCGCCGGCTGCGCGAGCGCCGCCGGGGCCCGGGGGCCGACTGA
- a CDS encoding ATP-binding cassette domain-containing protein — MITLRGLTKRFGDVTAVDALTVDIGPGRVTGFLGPNGAGKSTTMRMILGLDRPTAGQALVGGRAYGELRRPLHEVGALLDARAVHPARSGRAHLLAMARSNEIPDRRVDEVLATVGLDARAAAKPGRTLSLGMGQRLGIAGALLGDPPVLMFDEPVNGLDPDGVRWVRQLMRSLADEGRTVFVSSHLMTEMQLTADRLVVIGRGRLLADAPIDEVIAGSAVAVRVRSPQPVGLAALAERLTATGATVEAAGPDELTVTGATVERIGDLAYELGVPLHGLSPHGASLEQAFMELTADSVEYAGTPTRSEAR, encoded by the coding sequence ATGATCACATTACGTGGGTTGACGAAGCGGTTCGGGGACGTGACCGCCGTCGACGCCCTGACCGTCGACATCGGACCCGGGCGGGTCACCGGCTTCCTCGGCCCGAACGGCGCGGGCAAGTCCACCACCATGCGGATGATCCTGGGGCTGGACCGGCCCACCGCCGGGCAGGCGCTCGTGGGCGGGCGGGCGTACGGGGAACTGCGGCGGCCGCTGCACGAGGTCGGCGCGCTGCTCGACGCCCGGGCGGTGCACCCCGCCCGGTCGGGTCGGGCGCACCTGCTCGCGATGGCCCGCAGCAACGAGATACCGGACCGTCGGGTGGACGAGGTGCTCGCCACCGTGGGGCTGGACGCCCGCGCCGCCGCCAAGCCGGGCCGCACCCTCTCCCTCGGCATGGGCCAGCGACTCGGCATCGCCGGTGCGCTGCTCGGCGACCCGCCGGTGCTGATGTTCGACGAACCGGTCAACGGCCTCGACCCGGACGGCGTGCGCTGGGTACGGCAGCTGATGCGGTCGCTGGCCGACGAGGGCCGGACGGTCTTCGTCTCCAGCCACCTGATGACGGAGATGCAGCTCACCGCCGACCGGCTGGTGGTGATCGGCCGGGGTCGCCTGCTCGCCGACGCCCCGATCGACGAGGTGATCGCCGGCAGCGCGGTGGCGGTGCGCGTACGCAGCCCGCAGCCGGTCGGCCTCGCGGCGCTCGCCGAGCGGCTCACCGCGACCGGGGCCACCGTCGAGGCCGCCGGACCGGACGAGCTGACCGTCACCGGCGCCACCGTCGAGCGGATCGGCGATCTGGCGTACGAGCTGGGGGTGCCGCTGCACGGGCTCAGCCCGCACGGGGCCTCCCTGGAACAGGCCTTCATGGAACTGACCGCCGACAGCGTCGAGTACGCCGGCACCCCGACCCGGAGCGAGGCACGATGA
- a CDS encoding sensor histidine kinase has product MESWRSARAGGGRWSRAVVRLRGADLLLWVGTAAPIAYAGVTPPHSGRATALTLGVLLLLAAAVAVGRRWPVAALVVVVLGSLLDGNFLFAIPVFSYLTGRRSATAVPAAVAFAVLAAGGTALNLGWLGTGAATWFLLASVLLFAGVFPWLVGRYRRQQAVLVEAGRRHAEARDRERRGAAERIRLRERARIAQEMHDSLGHDLSLIALRAAALEVAGDLAPRHRAAAGELRASVAAATERLHGIIGVLREPDGAATIRPADESVGELVDGAREAGMSVRLDGADALAALSPMAVHAAHRMVREALTNAARYAPGAAVDVVLRRDGDRLEVAVVNAPPPAGPLPGPPSTGSGLLALAERVRLAGGALTTGHQDGGGFAVRAQLPVAEPSGADARPPVTARPGGDALPSRTGDPDPAGRWAVGGWPAGEADQPGFPVAPGAGADPSDGGSPGERPGPSPSKSATATEAERRLRDARRRVRLSLLTALGAPAGLALVLSLVYYPVATAGTVLDEGAFARLPLGAQRAELTGLPRRQLTPPDGAARPGCEHYTDGNFPLAQPTWRLCFVEGRLVSKERIDG; this is encoded by the coding sequence GTGGAGAGTTGGCGGTCCGCCCGGGCGGGCGGCGGTCGGTGGTCCCGGGCGGTCGTCCGGCTACGCGGCGCCGACCTGCTGCTGTGGGTGGGCACCGCCGCCCCGATCGCGTACGCGGGCGTGACCCCGCCGCACTCGGGGCGCGCCACCGCCCTGACGCTCGGCGTGCTGCTGCTGCTCGCGGCGGCGGTCGCGGTCGGCCGGCGATGGCCGGTGGCCGCCCTGGTCGTCGTCGTGCTCGGCTCGCTGCTGGACGGCAACTTCCTCTTCGCGATCCCGGTGTTCAGCTACCTGACCGGCCGCCGCAGCGCCACCGCCGTACCGGCCGCCGTCGCCTTCGCCGTGCTCGCGGCCGGCGGCACGGCGCTCAACCTGGGGTGGCTCGGCACCGGCGCGGCCACCTGGTTCCTGCTCGCCTCCGTGCTGCTCTTCGCCGGGGTCTTCCCGTGGCTCGTCGGGCGGTACCGGCGTCAGCAGGCCGTGCTGGTCGAGGCCGGCCGCCGGCACGCCGAGGCGCGGGACCGGGAGCGGCGGGGCGCCGCCGAGCGGATCCGGCTGCGGGAGCGGGCCCGCATCGCGCAGGAGATGCACGACTCCCTCGGACACGACCTGAGCCTGATCGCCCTGCGCGCCGCCGCGCTGGAGGTCGCCGGCGACCTCGCGCCCCGGCACCGGGCCGCCGCCGGGGAGTTGCGCGCCAGCGTCGCCGCCGCCACCGAGCGGCTGCACGGGATCATCGGGGTCCTCCGGGAGCCGGACGGCGCGGCGACCATCCGGCCGGCCGACGAGAGCGTCGGCGAGCTGGTCGACGGGGCCCGCGAGGCGGGCATGTCGGTACGGCTGGACGGCGCGGACGCCCTCGCGGCGCTGTCCCCGATGGCCGTGCACGCCGCGCACCGGATGGTCCGCGAGGCACTCACCAACGCCGCCCGGTACGCACCCGGTGCGGCGGTCGACGTCGTGTTGCGCCGCGACGGCGACCGGCTCGAGGTGGCCGTCGTCAACGCGCCCCCACCGGCCGGGCCGCTGCCGGGACCGCCGTCCACCGGTTCCGGCCTGCTTGCCCTCGCCGAGCGGGTCCGGCTCGCCGGCGGCGCCCTGACGACCGGTCACCAGGACGGTGGCGGCTTCGCCGTCCGCGCCCAGCTGCCGGTCGCCGAGCCGAGCGGCGCCGACGCCCGCCCGCCCGTGACTGCTCGGCCGGGGGGCGACGCCCTCCCGTCGCGCACAGGCGATCCCGACCCCGCCGGCAGGTGGGCGGTGGGCGGCTGGCCGGCGGGCGAGGCGGACCAGCCGGGGTTTCCGGTCGCCCCGGGGGCGGGCGCCGATCCGTCGGACGGCGGGTCGCCGGGGGAGCGGCCGGGGCCGTCGCCGTCGAAGTCCGCGACCGCGACCGAGGCCGAGCGGCGGCTGCGCGACGCCCGCCGTCGGGTCCGGCTCAGCCTGCTGACCGCGCTCGGCGCCCCGGCGGGCCTGGCGCTGGTGCTCTCGCTGGTCTACTACCCGGTCGCCACCGCCGGGACGGTCCTCGACGAGGGGGCCTTCGCGCGGCTGCCGCTCGGCGCGCAGCGCGCCGAGCTGACCGGGCTGCCCCGACGGCAGCTCACCCCGCCCGACGGCGCGGCGCGCCCGGGCTGCGAGCACTACACCGATGGCAACTTCCCCCTGGCCCAGCCGACGTGGCGGCTCTGCTTCGTCGAGGGCCGGCTGGTCAGCAAGGAGCGGATCGACGGATGA